Within Caulobacter segnis, the genomic segment CCGGGGCCGGCCTTCCATTCGGGGCTGACCGCCGAAAGATAGCTGGTCAGCAGCAGGCTCATGCTGGCCGGGTCGGTGCGGTGGGCGACGGTGATCGGCCAGTCGGGCAGTTCCAGCCCGGGATTGAGGGTCTTCAGCGCCGGGTCGTTCCACTTGGTGATCTTGCCCAGGAAGATGGCGGCGAGCGCCGGAGCGTCCAGCTTCAGCTTGCCGCTCTCCAGCCCCGGTACATTGGTGACCAGCACAGTGCCGCTGATCACGAACGGGAACTGGCTGAGCCCCTTGGTCTTCAGATCGGCGTCGGACAGCGGCATGGCGGTGACGCCGAAGTCGGCGGCCTTGCTCTCGATCTGGCTGATGCCGAAGGCCGAGTTCTGGCCCGCATAGGCGATCGGCTCGCCGCCGGCCTTCTGGTAGTCGGCGATCCAGGCCTTGAACAACGGCGACTGGATCGAGCCGCCCGAACCCGAAAGGGGCGCGGGCGCCGGCGCGGTCTGGGCCATCGACGCGCCGGCCGCCGCCAGGCTGAACGCGAACGCCACCGACGCGAAAAGGGATTTCATGGGTTTCCTCCGGCATGTCCGAGCGCACGCCCGGTCGTTCGCGACGGGTTCATCCCATCGTCGGGATCGCGACATTGGCCGGGCGAGCAAGCTGGAGGGAATGTGACGCCGGGCCGCGCGACGGGCGGTCGCATGGTCCAGCTAGAGGAAGCTGTAGGGATCCACGTCGATCACCACCCGGACCGAGTTCGGGACCTTGGCTCGCGCCCGCCAGGCGGCCATGAAGCCCTGAAGATCCACATTGCGCTCGGCCCGGACCAGGAAGCGCTTGCGGCGGCGGCCGCGCACGAGGGCCAGCGGCGCGTCGGCGGGGCCGAACACCTCGACCCCCTCGGCGTTGGGGATCACGGCGGCCAGTGCCTCGACATAGGCGTCCAGGGCCGCGCCGTCGGGACCCGAGGCGATCACCGCCGCCAGGCGCCCGAACGGCGGGAGGCCGGCGTCCTGGCGCATGCCCATCTCGGCCTCGACGAAGGCGTCGCGGTCCTGCGCGGCCAGGGCCTGCATGACCGCGTGATCGGGGGAATAGGTCTGCAGCAGGGCCCGTCCCGGCTTGTCGTGGCGCCCCGCCCGGCCCGCGGCCTGGGCCAGCAGCTGGAAGGTCCGCTCACCGGCCCGCAGGTCGCCGCCGCGCAAGCTGAGGTCGGCGTCGACCACGCCCACCAGGGTCAGGTTGGGGAAGTTGTGGCCCTTGGCCGCCGCCTGGGTCGCCACCAGGATGTCGATCTCGCCGGCCGCCATGCTGGCAACCAGGGCCTTGGCGCCTTCCGCATCCATCACCGTGTCGGACGAGAACACCGCCACCCGCGCGTCGGGGAAGATATGCCGCGCCTCTTCCTCGACCCGCTCGACCCCAGGACCGATCGAGACCAGGCTGTCCTTGGCCCCGCAGTGCGGACAAGCGTCCGGCTTCTTCATCGAGAAGCCGGTCAGGTGACAGACCAGGCGACCGGTGTAGCGATGCTCGACCAGCCAGCTGTCGGTGTCGGGCGACTTCATCTTCTCGCCGCAGGCCTTGCACAGCACCAGTGGCGCATAGCCCCGCCGGTTCAGGAACAGCATGGCCTGCTCGCCCCGCTGCAGTGTGACGGCCATCGCCTTGATCAGCGGCGGCGACAGCCAGCGCCCCGGCTCCGGCGGGGTCTGGCGCATGTCGATCAGGCCGATGTCGGGCAACTGGGCCGCGCCGTGGCGGGCCGACAGCCGCAGCCAGCGGTAACGGCCGATCTGGGCGTTGTAGAGGCTCTCCAGCGACGGCGTCGCCGAGGCCAGCAGCACGGTCGCCCCCTCGATCTTGGCGCGGGCCACGGCCAGGTCGCGGGCCTGATAGATGAAGCCCTCTTCCTGCTTGAACGAGCTGTCGTGCTCCTCGTCGACCACGACCAGCCGCAGCTTCTTGAACGGCAGGAACAGGGCCGAGCGGGCCCCGACCACGATGCGCGCGTCGCCGCTGGCCACCGCCTCCCACACCTGGCGGCGGCGCGGCGGCGAGACGCCCGAGTGCCACTCGGCCGGAAGCGCGCCGAACCGCTGCTCGAAGCGGGCCAGCACCGCCTGGGTCAGGGCGATCTCGGGCAGCAGCACCAGGACCTGGGCGTCGGGATCCTTCAGGGCGGCGGCCACGCTTTCCAGATAGACCTCGGTCTTGCCGGAGCCAGTCACCCCGTCCAGCAACGCCGCCTGGAAGCCGCCGGCGTCCAGCATGTCGGTCAGCACCTCGACGCAGGCGGCCTGGCCGGGGTTCAGGTCGCGCGGCGGCAGGCTGAGATCCGGCTGCGGCAGGCCGCGTTCGGGTTCGACGAAATCGACGGCCAGCACACCCTCGTCGACCAGGCCCTTCACCACCCCGGCCGAGACGCCGGCGGCCGAGGCCAGGGCCGCGCCGGACAACTTCACGCCTTCGGCGGCGGCCAGCACCTTCAGGCGCGCCGGGGTCATGCGGGCGGGCTGGGCGCCGGTCAGGACCAGCACCTTGTCGGGCTTGGGCGGCGGATGGCGCAGGCCGCGCAGGGCCATGGCCAGGGGCCAGCCGGGCAGGTCCACCGAGTAGCGGGCCGCCCACTCGACGAAGCTCAGCACGCCCGGCGGCAACGGCGGATCGTCGACGCGCCCCTGCACCACCTTCAACGGCCGGTTGCCCCCCGTCCCATCGCGCAGGGCGGTGACGACGCCGCGAATCACGCGCGGCCCCAGCGGCACGGCGACGTGGTCGCCGATGCTCAGATCGAGTCCGTCCGGTTCGGCGTAGTCGAAGGCCTCCGGCAACGGCATCGGCAGCAGGACGGAAGCGATACGGGGCATGGCCGGATGCTTTTGCCGCCAAACCGTCCCCAGGTCGAGAGCGGCGCGCGCATCATCATCAAGCGGACATTAACCGTCTTGCCCGCTTCATCGGAACGTAGAGTCTTTTTGCCGGTGGGGATGACGATGAGCGACGCGACAAACGCGAACAGGAAACCCGTCGACGCGGAAAGCGTGCGCGACTTCCTGCGCGTCCAGCCGGAATTCCTGCGCCAGGACGAGAACCTGCTGGGCGAACTGGGCCTGCGGGTCGACGCGGCCAATGTGATCGACTTCGGACCCGCCGCCCTGGCCCGCGCCGCCGCCGCCCACAGGCGCGAGGCCAGCGTCCGCCAGGCGATCGAGGACAACGCCCGCGCCAACTATTCGGCCCAGGCCCAGACCCACGCCGCCGTCATCGATCTGCTGGACGCCCGCAACCATTCCGACCTGGCCCGCCGGGTCGACGAAATGGCCCGTCACCGCTTTGGCCTGGCCGCCGGCGTCATCGCCCTGGAAGGCCCGAGCCGCGTGCCGGCCGGCTGGCGCGCCCTGGCGGAAGGCCAGGTCGACATGCTGGCGGGCGAAGCCCCGATCGCCCGCATGGGCTTCTACGCCCCCGCCCTGCCCCTGTTCGGCGAGCAGATGGAGACCATCCGCAGCATGGCCCTGGTCCGCATGGCCATCTGGGAGCCGCGCCGCGAGGCGCTGCTGGCCTTCGGCTCGACCGATCCCGAGGGCTTCACGCCGGACATGGGCGTCGAACTGGTCAACTTCCTGGCCCGCGTCGTCGAGCGCACGGCCGAGCGCTGGCCGGTGCTATGACGTCAGGCGTCAGGACCGCCCGCCAGGCCTACGCCGCCTGGCTGGACTACCTGACGCTGGAGCGCCGGGCATCGCCGCGCACGGTGCGGGCCTATGGCGACAACGTCCTGGCCTATCTGAACTTCCTGGAACGGCATCGGGGCGAGACGCCGAGCCTCGCCGCGATGGGCGAGATCTCGACGGCCGACCTGCGCGGCTACCTGGCCTTTCGCCGGCAAGGCGAGGACGCCCTGGCGCCGCGCTCGATCGCCCAGGCCCTGTCGTCCATCCGCGCTTTTCACCGCTATCTGGATCAGCGTCACGACGTGGCCAACGCCGCCGTCGAGCTGGTGCGCGGCCCGCGCCTGAAGGTCGGCCTGCCGCGCCCCGTCTCCGAGGACCAGGCGCGCGGCCTGATCACCGAAGCGGCCGACGACACCGAGCGCGACCCGTGGGAGACCGCCCGTGACGAGGCCGTGCTGACCCTGCTGTGGGGTTGCGGCCTGCGGATCAGCGAGGCTTTGTCGCTGACGCGCGTCGACGCGCCGCTTGGCGCTGCCCTGCGCATCACTGGCAAGGGCGGCAAGACCCGTATCGTCCCTGTCCTGGACGCCGTGCGCGACGCGATCGGCGCCTATGTCGACGAGCTGCCGTTCGTGCTGGGCCCCGACGAGCCGCTGTTCCGCGCAAAGCGCGGCGGGCCGCTGTCGCCGCGCCACGTCCAGGGCCTGGTCCAGACCCTGCGCGGCCGCCTGGGGCTTTCCGACCGCGTCACCCCGCACGCCTTCCGCCACGCCTTCGCCACCCACCTGCTCGGGGCCGGCGCGGACCTGCGAGCCATCCAGGACCTGCTGGGCCACGCCTCGCTGTCGACCACCCAGCGCTACACCCAGGTGGACGCCGCCGGCCTGCTGGCGGCTTATCAGGCGGCCCATCCGAAAGCCTGAATACCCATATCCGGTGCGGCGGAACGTCGCGAAAGCCCAACTGGGCCCCGGCATTAACCGCGATTTTACGGGGCGGGATGTCCTCTAGGCGTGAAAAGCACGCTCTCCGCGAGCATGAGGCGCATCCGCCGCACGAGGCTTCGATGAAGTTCGACGACCTGAAGATCTCCACCAAGGTGGCTCTCCCCGCCGTCATCCTGACCATGATCGCCCTGGTGATCGTCGGTCTGGGCGCGTGGCAGTCGCGTAAGGTGGAGGCCAACACCAAGATCCTCGTCGAGCAGCGCGCGCCCGCCGAGCTGAACATCGCGCGCTTCAGCCGCCGCATCTCGTCGATCGGCTACGCGGCGTACCGCGTCATCGCCTATGACGGCGGCTCGGCCGAGAACAATGGCGCCAGCAAGGACCTGGATCAGGCCTACAAGGAAGCCATCACGCTTCTGACCAGCGTGAAGCAGGCCGACCCCGCCACGGCCAGCACCGTGGACGGCTACAAGGCGCGCCTCGACAAGATCTACGCCAGCGCCCGCAGCGGCGCGGACCTGGGCCAGCAGAACCTGGACGACGCGGCCAAGATGATGATGGTCGAGATCGATCCGCAGATCACCAAGCTGACGGCCGACGTCAACGTCTACATCAACGCCCACACCGCCGAGACCAACCAGATGGTCGAGAAGGCGTCCAAGGAAGCCAAGGCCGGGCTGATCTTCTCGATCCTGTTCGGCCTGATCGCCGCCGGGGGCGCCCTGGTGCTGGCCCTGTGGATCGGCGCCAAGAAGATCGCCGCCCCGCTGGCCGCCACCGCTAAGACCATGGAAGTCCTGGCCCAGGGCAGCGTCGACGTCGAGGTCAAAGGCATCGAACGCAAGGACGAGGTCGGCGCCATGGCCCGCTCGGTCCAGGTGTTCAAGGACAACGCCGTGGCCCTGCGCACCGCCGAAGCCGCCCAACAGCGCGCCAGCGCCGAGACGGAAGCCGAGCGTCGCCGCAACCAGGAGATCGCCGAGGCCGCCGCCAGGGAGCAGGCCTTCGTCATGGAAGCCATCGCCGGCGGCCTGACCCGCCTGTCGGACGGCGACCTGACCTACCGCCTCGATCAAACCTTCCCGGAGGCCTACAAGCGCCTGCAGAGTGACTTCAACGGCGCCATCGCTCAGTTGGAGGAGGCGATGGGCACGATCGTGCACGCCGCCAACGGCATCGGCGCGGGGTCCGACGAAATCGCTTCGGCCGCCGACGACCTGTCGCGCCGCAGCGAGCAGCAGGCCGCCAGCCTGGAAGAGACCGCCGCGGCGCTGGACGAGATCACCGCCACGGTCAAACGCTCGTCCGCGGGCGCCAACGAGGCCAGCAAGGTCGTGGGTTCGACCCGCGTCGACGCCGAACGTTCCAGCGTCGTTGTCCGCAATGCTGTCGACGCCATGAACGAGATCGAGAAGTCCTCGCAGTCGATCAGCCAGATCATCGGCGTGATCGACGAGATCGCCTTCCAGACCAACCTGCTGGCCCTGAACGCCGGGGTCGAGGCCGCCCGGGCTGGCGAGGCCGGCCGCGGCTTCGCGGTCGTCGCCCAGGAAGTGCGGGCCCTGGCCCAGCGCTCGGCCGACGCGGCCAAGGAGATCAAGACCCTGATCTCGACCTCGTCGCAGCAGGTCAACCAAGGCGTCAGCATGGTCGGCCAGACGGGCGAGGCCCTGCAGGCCATCGTGGTCAAGGTCGGCGAGATCGACGCCCTGGTCAGCGAGATCGCCGCCTCGGGCCAGGAACAGGCCACCGGCCTCAACCAGGTCAACGCCGCCGTCAACCAGATGGACCAGACCGTCCAGCAGAACGCCGCCATGGTCGAGCAGTCGACCGCCGCCTCGCATGCCCTGAAGGGCGAGGCCGGCAACCTGATGCGGATGATCTCGAAGTTCCGCGTCGCCGGCGCCTCGGGCTCGAGCTCGGCCTCGGCCGGCGCCTCGACCAGCCGTCCGGCTCCGCGTCCGGCGGCGCCCGCCCCGCGCCCGGCCGCCCCGGCGCCCAGCAAGGGCCCGGCCCTGGCCACCCAGGCCAGCCGCCCGGGCGCCAACCCGGTCGCCGCCGCCCAGGCCAAGCTGGCCAAGGCCGTGGGCGCCTCGCCCCAGGCCTCCAGCGACGACTGGGAAGAGTTCTGATCCCGTTCAGTAAGCGTAGCGCCCGCGTTTCAGGGGCGTTTCTCCCCTCAAGAGCGACTGGCCCCGCCTCCCCTCAGGCGGGGCCTTTTTCGTGGGCGGCGCGCGCCTATGTCAGACGGCCATGCAAGCCGATCTGTTCGCCCCCCAACCGCCGTCCCATCCGCCGGCCGGTCTGAGCTATCAGCCCAACCTGATCTCGCTCGCCGAGGAGGCCGCCCTGACCGGCCATTTCGCGACGCTGCCGTTCAAACCGTTCGAGTTCCACGGCCATACCGGCCATCGTCAGGTGGTGTCGTTCGGCTGGCGCTACGACTTCGGGCGGCGCAGCCTGGACCGGACGACGCCAATCCCCGACTTCCTGCAGCCACTGCGCGGCAAGGTCGCCGCCTTCGCCGGCCACCCGCCCGAGGCCTTCGAGCAAGCCCTGGTCACGCTGTACGAACCTGGCGCGGCGATCGGCTGGCATCGCGACCGGCCCGAGTTCGGCCAAGTAGCCGGCGTGTCGCTGCTGACCCCATGCCGGTTCCGCTTCCGGCGCAAGGCGGCCAAGGGCTGGGAACGACGAGCGTTCGAGGCCGCGCCCCGCTCGGCTTATCTTCTGTCTGGACCTTCGCGCACCGAGTGGGAGCACAGCATCCCGCCGCTGGAGGCGCGGCGCTATTCGGTGACGTTCCGGACGCTGGCCTGAGGCCTAGAACGAAGCTGGCGCCTGCGCGATCGTCACGGCCACCGGGCAGCCGTCGACCAGACGCGCCACTGCCCGTTCGCCATGCGCCTTGGGCATCTTCGATAGCGGCTGAAGCCGCGGCGTTTCCGAGCTGGCGACCAGTTCGGGGCCGTTGCTCTTGCAGTTCACCATCTGCGGATTGACCACGAAGGTCTTCCTCGGCTGTGGAGGCCGCCGGAAGGTTCCGCGCCGGGCGTCACGCGCGCGCGCCGCCTCGATCGTAAAAGCTTGAGCCTGCTTCGAAAACGGCAGCGTTCGCTTCTTGGCCGGATGAGCCCAGTCGAAAGGCTGGTGCTGAAGCAGATAACCCTTCTGGCCCTCGACGGGCGCGGTCTGCAGCAGGGCGGCAAGGGCTAGCGCGGACAAAAGCATGGCGGGGCTCCGTCTCCGAAACCCCGCCACTCTACGTCCGATTGTCCGGACACC encodes:
- the pstS gene encoding phosphate ABC transporter substrate-binding protein PstS; protein product: MKSLFASVAFAFSLAAAGASMAQTAPAPAPLSGSGGSIQSPLFKAWIADYQKAGGEPIAYAGQNSAFGISQIESKAADFGVTAMPLSDADLKTKGLSQFPFVISGTVLVTNVPGLESGKLKLDAPALAAIFLGKITKWNDPALKTLNPGLELPDWPITVAHRTDPASMSLLLTSYLSAVSPEWKAGPGAGETVAWPIGLGGKGNAGISEIMSGTMGTISYVEYAYALDHKLDLVALKNHDGAFVTPSPAAFSAFASGAAWTASKGFGVQTLDRSGKATWPLVLVSYGLLRDDADAGRAKRVRDFFAWGYQNGDADIANLGYAPVPASVKAAVQSKWKAAP
- a CDS encoding DUF484 family protein; translation: MSDATNANRKPVDAESVRDFLRVQPEFLRQDENLLGELGLRVDAANVIDFGPAALARAAAAHRREASVRQAIEDNARANYSAQAQTHAAVIDLLDARNHSDLARRVDEMARHRFGLAAGVIALEGPSRVPAGWRALAEGQVDMLAGEAPIARMGFYAPALPLFGEQMETIRSMALVRMAIWEPRREALLAFGSTDPEGFTPDMGVELVNFLARVVERTAERWPVL
- a CDS encoding methyl-accepting chemotaxis protein, producing the protein MKFDDLKISTKVALPAVILTMIALVIVGLGAWQSRKVEANTKILVEQRAPAELNIARFSRRISSIGYAAYRVIAYDGGSAENNGASKDLDQAYKEAITLLTSVKQADPATASTVDGYKARLDKIYASARSGADLGQQNLDDAAKMMMVEIDPQITKLTADVNVYINAHTAETNQMVEKASKEAKAGLIFSILFGLIAAGGALVLALWIGAKKIAAPLAATAKTMEVLAQGSVDVEVKGIERKDEVGAMARSVQVFKDNAVALRTAEAAQQRASAETEAERRRNQEIAEAAAREQAFVMEAIAGGLTRLSDGDLTYRLDQTFPEAYKRLQSDFNGAIAQLEEAMGTIVHAANGIGAGSDEIASAADDLSRRSEQQAASLEETAAALDEITATVKRSSAGANEASKVVGSTRVDAERSSVVVRNAVDAMNEIEKSSQSISQIIGVIDEIAFQTNLLALNAGVEAARAGEAGRGFAVVAQEVRALAQRSADAAKEIKTLISTSSQQVNQGVSMVGQTGEALQAIVVKVGEIDALVSEIAASGQEQATGLNQVNAAVNQMDQTVQQNAAMVEQSTAASHALKGEAGNLMRMISKFRVAGASGSSSASAGASTSRPAPRPAAPAPRPAAPAPSKGPALATQASRPGANPVAAAQAKLAKAVGASPQASSDDWEEF
- a CDS encoding primosomal protein N' yields the protein MPRIASVLLPMPLPEAFDYAEPDGLDLSIGDHVAVPLGPRVIRGVVTALRDGTGGNRPLKVVQGRVDDPPLPPGVLSFVEWAARYSVDLPGWPLAMALRGLRHPPPKPDKVLVLTGAQPARMTPARLKVLAAAEGVKLSGAALASAAGVSAGVVKGLVDEGVLAVDFVEPERGLPQPDLSLPPRDLNPGQAACVEVLTDMLDAGGFQAALLDGVTGSGKTEVYLESVAAALKDPDAQVLVLLPEIALTQAVLARFEQRFGALPAEWHSGVSPPRRRQVWEAVASGDARIVVGARSALFLPFKKLRLVVVDEEHDSSFKQEEGFIYQARDLAVARAKIEGATVLLASATPSLESLYNAQIGRYRWLRLSARHGAAQLPDIGLIDMRQTPPEPGRWLSPPLIKAMAVTLQRGEQAMLFLNRRGYAPLVLCKACGEKMKSPDTDSWLVEHRYTGRLVCHLTGFSMKKPDACPHCGAKDSLVSIGPGVERVEEEARHIFPDARVAVFSSDTVMDAEGAKALVASMAAGEIDILVATQAAAKGHNFPNLTLVGVVDADLSLRGGDLRAGERTFQLLAQAAGRAGRHDKPGRALLQTYSPDHAVMQALAAQDRDAFVEAEMGMRQDAGLPPFGRLAAVIASGPDGAALDAYVEALAAVIPNAEGVEVFGPADAPLALVRGRRRKRFLVRAERNVDLQGFMAAWRARAKVPNSVRVVIDVDPYSFL
- a CDS encoding tyrosine recombinase XerC, coding for MTSGVRTARQAYAAWLDYLTLERRASPRTVRAYGDNVLAYLNFLERHRGETPSLAAMGEISTADLRGYLAFRRQGEDALAPRSIAQALSSIRAFHRYLDQRHDVANAAVELVRGPRLKVGLPRPVSEDQARGLITEAADDTERDPWETARDEAVLTLLWGCGLRISEALSLTRVDAPLGAALRITGKGGKTRIVPVLDAVRDAIGAYVDELPFVLGPDEPLFRAKRGGPLSPRHVQGLVQTLRGRLGLSDRVTPHAFRHAFATHLLGAGADLRAIQDLLGHASLSTTQRYTQVDAAGLLAAYQAAHPKA
- a CDS encoding alpha-ketoglutarate-dependent dioxygenase AlkB, giving the protein MQADLFAPQPPSHPPAGLSYQPNLISLAEEAALTGHFATLPFKPFEFHGHTGHRQVVSFGWRYDFGRRSLDRTTPIPDFLQPLRGKVAAFAGHPPEAFEQALVTLYEPGAAIGWHRDRPEFGQVAGVSLLTPCRFRFRRKAAKGWERRAFEAAPRSAYLLSGPSRTEWEHSIPPLEARRYSVTFRTLA